The Nostoc sp. PCC 7524 nucleotide sequence TTGCCATTTTGGCTAATCCAAATGTACTGAGTCACCTTGCAGCGATTGAAAACAGTCTAGTTTCAACCTGTGTCATTGTACAAGGAGAACTTGTAGACATGGCAGAACGCTCTCAAAATATAGAAAATAACTTAGCCATCATTAATAATTTCATGAAGGGTATACAAATCCACAATATTGATGAATTCACTGCTACTATCTACGGTCAACTAAAAGCAGCTTTATTTAATAAATTTGCACCAAAAGAAAAAAACAAGCGGAGAAAAACAACAATTACTGATTTAGGGTTTGGTGAAAATGACATTTGGATCCCACATTCCGCACCCATAAGTATCACAGAGTGAAATAACGGAGAAGAAACATCGAAGTGAGAATAAAAACAGACATACTGAGTGTCAAAAGACATTTGAGTAACAATAAACCAGCAAAAATGGCATCAAAACCTATTCT carries:
- a CDS encoding type II toxin-antitoxin system VapC family toxin; this encodes MANPNVLSHLAAIENSLVSTCVIVQGELVDMAERSQNIENNLAIINNFMKGIQIHNIDEFTATIYGQLKAALFNKFAPKEKNKRRKTTITDLGFGENDIWIPHSAPISITE